Below is a genomic region from Raphanus sativus cultivar WK10039 chromosome 4, ASM80110v3, whole genome shotgun sequence.
AAATACAGCAGAAAACACTATTCTGAAGTACTATTTCAAAGCTTTCAATGTTATGAACATTGCCCTTATTGTCTTCTATCCTATGTTATAGTTTCAAATGAAAGACTAATTAAAGTTTAAGCAGGATCCATtgctaatttaatttttgttgtgTGGGATAGCCTCAGTTATTGATATCAAACTAGTACTATGGTCGGTTGAAAGCGTATCAAACACTAGCAGTTTCTGGCCAAACTTCTTCACATTCTCCTGATTTATCAAACACTAAGCCATTTTCCACATTTGATAATGGGTAACATATGGTGAATCTTTAAGCCAAGTCATGGAGCTTCCAAACCACATACACTGCGTATTCATAGTCATTTCTCACAACCGTCAGTGTGTTTTATTTGATTGCTCTTGTTGCGCTGAAACTAAGAATGACGCACAAAGGGGTTTAGGTAATTATTTCCCTCAGTGCAAGTTCTATGTCCACAAGGAGTGCGCGCTTGAGTCCCCTCGGAAACCATCCACTCTTCTCATCCCTCACCCTCTCAAGTTCCGTAGGTGATGCCGTGATGGAAGTTGTTGCTTGTTTCGCTTGTAACTTTAGTTTAGACACGGCTAGCGTGCGGAAGCAAGAGATTCCAAGCATTGGCTACCCAAAAGAGCTCCATGAGCATAAGCTTCACCTCTTGGCCAAACGTGTCTCCTTTCCTTGCTCTTGTGGTAAAGACGTCTATGGAGTTCCTTACTTGTGTCATCAATGCAGTTTTATGATCCATTGGAACTGCGTTTTCTTTGATTGCCTTCTATGTTTTAGTTTCAAATGATTTGTTAAATACAATATAGCaggatccaatttttttttctcatcgaCTGCATTTGTTATAATATGTTGTTGAGGAGACATATCATGCATCTGAGATGTGTCTAAGATATATATGATGCAGCATCATATATATCTTAGACACATCTCAGAACAGAATTGGTCCATGTGGTAAGCTTTTAACGAAGAAGAAATGattgatatttcaaaataaacacaGTTTTCTCAGAAAATTACAACACGCCTCTTGATTTCACAAGAATCTCATTTCAACATTGGAGAGGGTGAAAACGTTATAAAAATAAGGGAAGATGAGTGAGTTGAGTTTCATTCACTTCCAGAGCTCTTCCATGGGGATTCCACGCTCGAGAGCAACATCCTTAAACTGTCTCATCTGTTGAACTGCTGCAAGTGTGGCTCTCGCGTTGTTGAGAGCATTGTTGCTTCCCAGCTGTTTCCCCAAAGCGTTCTCAACTCCCGCCATCTCTAGCACGATCCTAACCGCTCCTCCAGCAATCACACCCGTTCCTGGCGAAGCTGGTCTAAGCATCACCTTAGCTGCTCCGTAGTCTCCCTCTGATCTatatcaccaaaaaaaaatcccatagcttaaaaaccaaacaaaccATACAAACACAGAAACATACAGAAACCATCACATTCAACACAACAATGTCTGCTCAATCAGGAAACCCACAATGCTACTGAATCTACTTTATTGCCTGGTTAGACATTATTACCAACCAAACCCGATTCTTACAAAAGCATAAGGACACAACACCAACatcaaaagatcaaaactttacCTGTGAGGGAAAGTAAGATACTTTGTCATAGGCACTTGAACAAGGTTCCTCCTCGCATCAATCGCACTCTTCTGAACAGCAGCAACAACCTCCTTAGCCTTAGCGCAACCAACTCCGACATTCCCCTGCTTATCACCGACAACAACAATCGCCCTAAACTTCAACTGCTTCCCTCCTTTCACAACCTTAGTCACCCTCCTCACCTGCACAACCCTCTCCTCGAACCCATCCCTAATCTTCTCCTTCTTCGGCTTCTGCCCGCCGATCCCTCCTCCCCCGCCTTTCTTGAGCTTCGAGTCCATCACGTTCACGTCCTTCCCGAGCATGCTCTCCCCGCTGTACGCTGGCCCGTAGAGCTCCTCGTACGCCGTGGCGATCTCGGCCTCTGTTTCATCGGCTCCTTCGTCGAAATACGGCGCGGGGACGAAGCCTTCGGGAGGGGAAGGTGGGTCGAAGACGGCGTTGGCGGTTATCTCAGGGTTCTGGTCTTCGAAGAAGATCGTTTCGGTTTGGTCCGAGGAGGCTTTGAGTGGGGTGAGGGACGAGGGTCGTTTGaggaaggagaaggagatggTGGGTCTCGAGGAGGTGGTGATGCGAGAGGTTGTGTTGTGGAGggagagtgaagagagagaggagagagctGACGTTGTCGCCATTGAAATGAGGATGTGGGGAAGCAGAGAGTGAAGCGAGAGGCTTATCCGTAgctgtagaagaagaagaagattgaagagAACTGTTATAGTTTACATCTTACAAATTGGCCCCaatatatttaacaattttacTTTTGAACCCTCGTAACTTATGGTCTTTTTGTTCGAAATGGGCCCATAATAGAAGCCCTTTGTTTTTAGCCCATTAAAGGTTTATGCAAAGTTGTAGTACGATCCCCAACTGGATCTCTAACACTAATGATCAAAGATTATTTAGGATTAAGGTTATGGTTGAGCTTGAGGATGCATATTGGTATCAGTATCAGTAACATTTACATCACAAAATATCAGCAAATTTTGGATTATCTTCAACTCCTATTATATTAGACAACTGtatacaaatattttcaaaactttatgttatattattaattaatttactatTCGGGTAGATATTTTCAAGATAAAACTGTTAAGCAAGAAAAATATTGGACAATGATTTGTATACAACTCTCTGATTCATTTAGGAACCTTGATAAGAAAGTGGAAATGAACTTGAAACAGTTCTATGAACTTGCCAGAACCATTTTTGTCTTGTATTAGCAAAGCTATTTTGAATGAATTGCATATTTGAGCTACTTTCAAAGTTCCAAACATGATCCACTAATTAAAAGTATAGCATGTTTTTGATGGactaacaaaattaaaataaatatttagtaatataaatTTCCCCAAACTAAAAATACATATGatgatttaaaacaaaatcgTCTAAATTAAGCTGCATACAGTTTAAGTAATTCTGCTTCGTCTAGAAAATATTCGTCTAAATTGCACTGATTTCAAAAGTATGTTTTGCAAACCTAAAAGGTAGCAATAGTAAATGATTGTACTACAAAAGGGCAAAAGGCCCCACGAAGAATTCAGAATCAACGTTGCTTGTTGCTGTCACGTGGAGAAGTTAAGGTTCCTCTGCCACTTATCCTCTGTAATGTCTATTTCAAAGGTAGTTTTACAGAAAAAGAATCACATATTTTTTTACACacgtatttcttttttttggcatGAATTACACACGTACTCCAAATCCGAGTAACTACATTGTTCAATGTTATATGAACGTAGTTCTATGTTATGGTCTTCAGTAATTTTTTTGGGTActctttagtaatatatatacctACAAACTTGTAAACGTAAGAAAAAGTTCATggtaatatttagttatttaattactagtttaaaatgtttaaaaaagaAGAGACTATTATGTCTCCAGACTTGAAGAGTTAGTTCTATATCTCGAAGTTTAGCTACACAGAGAGAACTGTATACTACTAATCCCTCATTATAAAAGAGCGAGAATGAGatactgaacaaaaaaaaggcaTTGCAGTACAATAATGTGAAATAGAATTGATACCATTTGCATTGATAGGCTCCACATGCAAAATGGTTGCTATTTCATATAACCATTTCGGTAATTAATCTTTATCTTCACATCTATATTTCTTATTAATAATGAGATCGTATATGTGAAAATTATTATCAAGAGTATGTCATGTGAAATAATTTCAGACGCCTAGGATATTTAGAATATTTGCTTCcctaattagtttttataacCTAATAAGGATGATGATGTCTAGTAAATAAATGACTCTCTAATCACACTTGTGTGTTGCGATCTTGTACTTGTTGTGCATGATAACTTAATCTCTAATGGTCTAATTCCTTTCCGAAGATCATAGAAAATATGTACGACAGTACGAACACTAATTATGTTTTACACAAAATTAATCGAGCATTAAAGCTTGGtcgtgtgttttttttttacacaacATGATATTAAAACTGTATACCTCGGTAGTatagagaagaaacaaaataaatggtGAAATTTGTGGTCCAACAACTTCACCTTACTTTTGTTAAGGGGGTCCTTTACTTCTCTTCCCATGTTTACTTTCACTTCTTCTTCCATCTTTcatgtgagagagagagagagagagagagagagagagagagagagagagagagagagagagagtgagtagAATTCTGAAGATGAGTACGAGAGGAAGCAAAGCGGAAGGGAAGAGGATTTTAAGAGACATGagtgaggaagaggaagaaaatgAGGATACAtctgaagaggaagaagatgatgatgaagaagaagaagaagtggctTTGGAAAAGAAGCAGAAAGGCAAAGCTACTACTACTACAAGTAGTAGCAGTGGTACTGGAGCTTGTCAAGTGGAGAGATGTACTGCAGATATGAGCAGAGCCAAACAATACCACAAACGACACAAAGTCTGCGAGTTTCATGCCAAAGCTCCTCTTGTTCGGATCTCTGGTCTTTACCAACGTTTCTGCCAACAATGTAGCAGGTAAAACTGATCTTCAGCTCCTTAGGCAACAACCAAAACTAAGACATGACTCATTAAACTTTGGTTTTTTAAGGTTTCATGAGCTAGGTGAGTTTGATGATACCAAGAGGAGTTGCAGGAGACGCTTAGCTGGACACAATCAGAGAAGGCGTAGAAACACAactcaataaaaataaaaataaaaagacatgtGAAACGTCTCATGAACTACTAGGCTTTGCTTGCTCTCTTCTGTCAGTCTCTTTGTAATCTCTATGTTTCTCCATATTTGCTTGTAATCTCTAGCTATCTGCTAAAACCTAAGACATCAATAAATGCATTTGAAGGAATCTGTATCTGTTTTGCAACCCATTGAGGAGACAGCTAATAATAagctaagaaaaaaatatataatctccTAGAAACTTTTGATTCTTGAGATATGTGGTTCTATTACAAGAAATCTCATCAGATTCCTGAGGCTAATGCAAAGCTCCTCACGGTTCTGAGAACTGAAATACAATTACACTAGAATGCGAATGCTAATTAATCCCTAATCACGTTTGATTCCCAACAACTTCATTGATAACTCCCAAGCCACAATTGCTGCTGCATTAGCAGGGAATGCTCTCACAATAGTCGGACCTAAACCTGCGTAGCATCCCTTGACTCCAGCTCTCTTGTGAATCTGCAAAACCACTATTCCATTTAGTACAAGTGTATAAGAGTCACAGAATCAAGATGGTTAACTGACCGATCTCAACACTTTCAAAGGATTTGTCTCAGTAGCTTTGTCTGGAGAGGTCTGAATAATGGTTTTTGCTACATCAAAAGGCAAAACAGCTGACCAGCACTGTAGTGTAGAAAAAAACAGATAGTAaaaattcaattaaaatttgatatccATTAATcttatgaacacacacaaaaaaaaagaagaaaagacatCTCTTACTTACAGCAATGCCTCCAAGACCACCAGTGAGAACTCCTATCCCCATGTCAACCAAGTAACCATCTTTCAGCTTGGAACCCTCCAACCTCGAGTGGATGTGATATCTCAGGTACTCGTAGACAGTGAAAAAGACAGCATTTCCAGCACATTCTCTCAATAACGTCGCTGAGCCGCCTCGAAAAATACCTGTTGCCTGAAAAGATAATCCCCCATCAATACGTTTTGGTTCTATTTTTAGCAACGAGAGTTTCTTTGCTTTCTCACCCCTTCGTTTTTAAGGGTCTGAACAGCACAATCAAGAGGACTGGTGTATCTACGGAAGTTGGGAACCAAAGAATCTGTGCCTTGGATCTGCATTCTACactgaagagaaaaaaaaaacaaaatgactGTCCTCTAAGGAAGCCACCAAAAGGTATGAACTGAAAACACACAATACAAAACTAATAACTGCTCACCTTGACTAGCTCTGTTGGACATAATACAAAACTAATAATAGCTCCACCAAACATAGCAGATGGCACAATTATTTCTGGTCGTGGCCTATCATCTGGTAGAGTTCCCTTCACAATAAAAcaaacgaaataaaaaaaaaatactttgaaTAAAGTGAAAGATCATATCATTGTGCCTGCAATGTTTTACCCGCAAGAAGAGCTTAGCCTGGGAGTATATTCCAAACATCAATGAACTTTCAAACGCCATTCCAAGAAACGACGATGTTGCTCCTCTGTAAAGCCCTTTGACctaacatatgattttgaaGTCAGCAAATTTAAGGATTTGACACTAGCAAAAATCCAGACTTTCAAGAACTAAGTTCGTTAAGGGGAAAATATACTCCTTCAGTTTGGAGGATCCTCGAAGCACAATGCAGACCGTTCTTGTATCTGAGACTCCCTTGCACATCTGTGTTATGTTTCTGAAGTTTCACCTGACATAAAGAAGACACAAAGAATCAATCTTTACCTCCTAAAGGTAACATCAGAAGCTAATCAAGTGATAAGACTATGGGGAAATGGTTTTTATTCCTAACATAAGATGTTAATTAAAACAACATGAGCAGAGCTGAGTATTAGAATTGATGTATGAGATTGAATTTAAATgtgactaaacaaaaaaaaataaaaaaatcgaaattgggattttgtaaaaagaaaaaagagagaaccTTGACGGTATCGAAAGGGTGGCCGACGGCGACTGTGGCGAGACCAGCATTCATTCCTGAGATGTATTCCTtgtaaaaccctaaaccctctcccatcttcctcctcctctctctcccacaccgacaagaagaagaagaagacttcactattgtgttttttctttcttcttcttttctttcttacaACGGTTTTGTCGTTTATGATTCTTTATGTAAAACCAACAAGTTAGAAAGCAATAGCCGTCttagctcagtggtagagcgCGTGACTTTTAATCCCGTGGCCGAGGGTTCGATCCCCTCAGACGGCGTTATTTAACTTTTTCCCATTCTACCATTTTtagtcaaaaagaaaagaacctGAGTAAACACGAAGAGCTAAAACTATGATATTATTTCCTCTCTCTCGTATACAAGAACAACCACCAAACAAGACTAATAACAACATCATATAGGAACCCTTTATCACATTATTAAGTtacaaacaaatgaaaaattaaatcaattatcttttttaatttcttattttttgggTCAAATCAATTATCTTTCTAATCATGAAAAAACTGTTTTAAGCATAAACCTAGCTTCTAAGAGTTCTAAATTATGTATACATTTCCTCCAGGAACCTATGGTTCCAACCATCTTCCATTACTAGTAAAGGATGAGAGTGGAGATCCAAAACAAAATTAGGTGCTAGCTAAAGTCCTAACTAAGGTACAAGATAACAAGAATATCATAAGCTTGTGCTCATGCCACTAACGTAAGTGGCATTTGATTTGATTGAGGGTTTATACCGTGCTTTCCGACATAGCCCTGCAGTTGAACAGAAGAATTTTTCGGATTAATCAGAACAATCTTAGATGCAGACATACTATTATACTAATATATTGATAAAACTGATTATGTGCGCCAGTTGGCACACTGGACAGCATCACTGACTATATTTTCAGTAGCTCTTTTCACTACCATGTTATTCACATCAATGGTAAGACTGCCTTCCCGCCACAACGGTTTCAACATTTCGGTTTTCCACAACTGCAGTCAGGAATGGTCTCATTCCTTCCATTCCTGCATCTGACCTCACTTCACCATCTATCTCATATGATTAATTTCAAAACCTTTTGATGTGATGACCCATCAACACTTCGTACTAGGCATAATCAGATGCTACTAGCAGTTACCTCATATCCTGCCTGTGTTGGGTTCAACAAACAATATATtgttcataatattttttggcATAATATTGTTCATATATATCAAAAAAGTGTGTATATTGTTtgtagaaaagaaaagaaaagaagaataaaaatgGCCCAAAGCCCGTATAACTCAGGCTCATATATCAAAGGGCCCATTGATTCTAAATAGGATCACCTCTCCTTTTCCAATGACGTGGCCTCCTCGACTGCCATCATTTtctttatatgaaaaaaaatagtaaaattccACTAAAGGAATCAAAAGTCTCATCATAAGTCTCCTTCCTAGGGTTTTGAGATCATAACATTCGCAGCAATCAATCTCTATTAgagccagagagagagagagagagcacatcCTCCCTCCATTACCTCACTACTCCCAATGGCATCAAACACCACCGACAACTCCTCCTCTCAGGCGCCTCACCAAAGACCCCGCCAAAGAAAcggtcctcctcctcctcgccGCCACGGAAGAAACCCACCGCCTCGTTATCACCAGACGACGGCCACTGCTCAAGCTCctcaggagaagaagaaacccGTCTTCGTCAAGGTCGATCATCTCAAACCAGGCACGAGCGGACACACCCTGACCGTCAAAGTCGTCGATCAGACCTCCGTTCCTCAGAAACCGAACGCCGCCGCCGCCTCTTCCCACCTCCGTCCTAATCGGATCTCCGAGTGCCTCGTCGGAGACGAGACCGCTTCCATCCTCTTCACCGCTCGCAACGATCAAGGTCAGACCTTTTTGAGTCCGTCCTGATTAGGTTTCGTTTTGGTGAAAAGATTGAATATTTTGGTGTTTAAGATACTCTTATGGATCTGTTGTTCAAATGGGTTAGTTAAAGTTGATGACTTTACTGTTTTTGGAGTTTTTTTAGTGGACTTGATGAAGCCGGGAGCTACTGTGAATCTCCGGAATGCGAAGATAGATATGTTCAAGGGATCCATGAGGCTTGCGGTTGACAAATGGGGTCGTATTGAGGTCACTGAGCCTGTTGAAATGACTGTTAAAGAGGATAACAATCTGTCTCTTGTGGAGTATGAGCTCGTCAACGTTGAGGAATGATCTAATTATGATAAAGGGTATGTATCAAGCGCCACAATGGGTTTTGTTTTGTGGGTATGTACCGGGCGAAATGAAGAAAAAGTTGGGGGgagattatatgtttttatcttaataCAGTTGCAAGTTTGGTACATTATGTTGATCAACTCTTTCAGGCGTGGATGATTTTGTGGcctcttctctgttttttgtATGGTTATTGAACAGAGAggtttatgaaaaaaaaaacttggtaaATAGTTTGGTGTGTGCATTATTGTCTTGCCGACATCCGTAAAAGAAAGCTAGAATTGGGTTTTAAGTGGTCTTCTGGATCTTGGGTTACACCAAATGTTCTTAGACTAAGATGATTTAGAATAAGATAATTTCAACCTAACATTTTTGTCTAGCCAACATCCATATctcagtttctttctttctactTAACTGAACTAATCGTTAAGGTTAAAAGCAGATCTTATGACCTAAGAAGAAACATGACTCCAATAATTAATGTTACTTAAGATTCTTAATTTACATAGTTATTAAGGAAAACTTCACTTCATCATATTGTCTTATGATGAAAACTTCACTTACTGCATCCATTCCTGCACTCTTGCATTTGAACATCATCATACATCATCGATGATATCTGAGGAACGTATCAGTATACATTGAACATAAACTGCATATGATAAGaaggaagaaaagagaaaagactTGTTGCAGTATTCATGAATGTACCTGATTCCTACTGGTTTCATGTTAAACACTTGAACATAAGAAAAATATCCAAGGAGCTGGTTGTTGCTTTCTGAAATGAGAGCAACTACGGATCTGGTTTGAACTAAAATACTACAGGGCATAGTGAACACATTAAGCCATTTTATCTTCTAAGACCTGACTAACTCCAAGAAGAGCACATTATTAATAGCTTACATCAGTCTTGTCGATTGTCCTTTAGTTATCATCTGACCCTAGAAAAGAAATCTAATGTTGATAATTCTCCTTGTATGCAAGACATGTAAAATTTAGATACAGATTTGTCAAATTCACCGTTATACCTTATATTAGTCCAACCACTTAAAGCAAGATTAGGAAACTAGGTGGGGTTTAGATGCTAACATAATCTAACACAAACTTCAAGTTTCATACCAAAACACTACATTCATAATAAGTAGGATGTTATTAACTTCTGAATATCTAACAACTCCAAATGTGGATAGGAACCAGAATCGGAAACAATAGTTTTGAAGCTTCATAAGTTCTTAACGAGGCTAAGTCTAAAAGGAGAGAAGAACTAATACAGACGTATCATCAGCAATAACTAGGTAGAGTAAACCTACAGGCGAGCTAATGGCAGAGTATTAGTTAATAATGTTCTTTTGTTCACATATGTTTGAATTCTtggtattttaaatttctatagataatattaaaccaaataagaaaattaacataaaaagcATTACATATTTATTCTTCAAACTTTATATGCAAACGATTAATAGTTTCACGTATAAACCAACCATCGTAactttaatattagtttagaaaacaaattttaaaatatttaatatgatttgtTCTCCGCGTGATCATGGAGTGAACTGATCTCCTTGCTCTTCGCCAAACATCTCGGACTTTCCGTTCACCATGTTTTTAGAACTGTATGGATTCTTGAAGCTGGAGTCCTCGTTGTAATTGGTGGGATTGTAGTTGTAGAAATGCTTCTGGTAGAAACGGCCGTGGTTTCTGTCGTCGTCAAGGTCATAGAAGTACTTACCATTGGCCATGAACCTCGTATCGCTCATTCCTTGTCTCTCCACGTTGTTTTCATAACCCTTGTACGCCTCCTCTCTCTTCTCCGGCCTGTAAGCATTGGAGTTTTCGTAGTAGCTCTTATCGCTCATCCCTTGTCTCTCCACGTTATAGCCCTTGTACCCCTCCTCTCTCTTCTCCGGCCCGTAACCGTTGGAGTTCTCGTAGTAGCTCGAGTCCTTGTTGTTTTCGTTGTAACTCTCGGTCGTCTTAGGATAGTTATCTCCATAGTTCTTGTAAGATTCTTGGGTTTGGCTTAGGCTTGGGGTTGAGAATGAGTCGTCGTAGTTAACGTTCTCGTCGTATTTGTTGTTCTTAAACTGATCTTCATTGTTGTTGTGGGTCGTCTCTTGACCGTACAAGCCATATCCGTTTTCGGTCTCGGGCATAAAGGGAGGGTTCTGGTCGTCTTGCTCGCTCGTCTCGTTGGTTTGGAGATTGTTGGGGTTTTGTTCTTTGGGGTACTCTCTATGGAACTTACCAAATGAGTAGCTGTCTCTTGCATTGCTTTGAGTGGAGAAAAGAATAAGTGttaagaacaagaagaagaagaatcttgATCTAGTGGAGAAAGCCATGATGGTGCGAGTGTTGTGGGTTTGTGAGAGAAAATGGGAGTGTTTATATATTAGGGGTTTCTCTTTCTTGATTAATTTAACTCCTTTAAGGCTTTAACATATACATAGATTGTAAATGGTGTTCGGTGGAAATAAGGAGTGAATTGGTGATAATGGTTGATGGGGGCTCCATTGGGATGAAATGCTTTTCAAAGAGGTGGCTCGACCTTTTGGGCCTATATggttattttatcaaaaatgcTAACTAAGCAAACCTTTAGTtagattaattattaatatgaCCTAATACTGTGAGATGAACAATGTGAATCTCTGTGTGTAGTTTCAATGTTTCATTAGAAGATATATAGATAGTGAGGCCACCATGCTTCAAAAGAATATGGGGCTGGAGACACTAAGAGTCTAAGATACTCTCACGCTGCGATATTAGGAAAAATGTAAATTAGTCACTTGACGAACAACATTCAAACCTAGATGGATCAGGAAATAATCTTACGAAATTAATACGAAAATAGCTTTTTGAGAAATGATTTACGAAATACTTAAAACAgttatataatatgatgttaAGACAACTTAAGAAGGAAATGGTTAacgattaaataaaaaaatcaattttaccaaaaaaat
It encodes:
- the LOC108848298 gene encoding 30S ribosomal protein S5, chloroplastic, with product MATTSALSSLSSLSLHNTTSRITTSSRPTISFSFLKRPSSLTPLKASSDQTETIFFEDQNPEITANAVFDPPSPPEGFVPAPYFDEGADETEAEIATAYEELYGPAYSGESMLGKDVNVMDSKLKKGGGGGIGGQKPKKEKIRDGFEERVVQVRRVTKVVKGGKQLKFRAIVVVGDKQGNVGVGCAKAKEVVAAVQKSAIDARRNLVQVPMTKYLTFPHRSEGDYGAAKVMLRPASPGTGVIAGGAVRIVLEMAGVENALGKQLGSNNALNNARATLAAVQQMRQFKDVALERGIPMEELWK
- the LOC108849756 gene encoding squamosa promoter-binding-like protein 3, which gives rise to MSTRGSKAEGKRILRDMSEEEEENEDTSEEEEDDDEEEEEVALEKKQKGKATTTTSSSSGTGACQVERCTADMSRAKQYHKRHKVCEFHAKAPLVRISGLYQRFCQQCSRFHELGEFDDTKRSCRRRLAGHNQRRRRNTTQ
- the LOC108849755 gene encoding mitochondrial arginine transporter BAC1 → MGEGLGFYKEYISGMNAGLATVAVGHPFDTVKVKLQKHNTDVQGSLRYKNGLHCASRILQTEGVKGLYRGATSSFLGMAFESSLMFGIYSQAKLFLRGTLPDDRPRPEIIVPSAMFGGAIISFVLCPTELVKCRMQIQGTDSLVPNFRRYTSPLDCAVQTLKNEGATGIFRGGSATLLRECAGNAVFFTVYEYLRYHIHSRLEGSKLKDGYLVDMGIGVLTGGLGGIACWSAVLPFDVAKTIIQTSPDKATETNPLKVLRSIHKRAGVKGCYAGLGPTIVRAFPANAAAIVAWELSMKLLGIKRD
- the LOC108855124 gene encoding uncharacterized protein At4g28440, with product MASNTTDNSSSQAPHQRPRQRNGPPPPRRHGRNPPPRYHQTTATAQAPQEKKKPVFVKVDHLKPGTSGHTLTVKVVDQTSVPQKPNAAAASSHLRPNRISECLVGDETASILFTARNDQVDLMKPGATVNLRNAKIDMFKGSMRLAVDKWGRIEVTEPVEMTVKEDNNLSLVEYELVNVEE
- the LOC108855122 gene encoding protein E6 is translated as MAFSTRSRFFFFLFLTLILFSTQSNARDSYSFGKFHREYPKEQNPNNLQTNETSEQDDQNPPFMPETENGYGLYGQETTHNNNEDQFKNNKYDENVNYDDSFSTPSLSQTQESYKNYGDNYPKTTESYNENNKDSSYYENSNGYGPEKREEGYKGYNVERQGMSDKSYYENSNAYRPEKREEAYKGYENNVERQGMSDTRFMANGKYFYDLDDDRNHGRFYQKHFYNYNPTNYNEDSSFKNPYSSKNMVNGKSEMFGEEQGDQFTP